A region from the Bacteroidota bacterium genome encodes:
- a CDS encoding biopolymer transporter ExbD, protein MAKREIPEINAGSMADIAFLLLIFFLVTTTMDVDTGISRKLPPIQEEDNTEKPPPIKEKNLFEVVANANDQLMVEGNLMSVKDLRQATKDFLNNNGDGSCDYCTGIRDPRSSDNPFKGIITVQNDRGTSYNLYITVQNELVGAINELREELAMRKYGRSMDELDEDSQKEIQKLYPQKISEAEPVDLSKN, encoded by the coding sequence ATGGCCAAAAGAGAAATTCCGGAAATCAATGCCGGCTCTATGGCCGATATTGCTTTCTTGCTTTTGATTTTCTTCCTTGTAACAACAACAATGGATGTAGATACGGGTATTTCACGTAAATTACCTCCAATACAGGAAGAAGATAATACAGAAAAACCGCCACCGATTAAAGAGAAAAATTTATTTGAGGTGGTTGCAAATGCTAATGATCAGTTGATGGTTGAAGGAAATCTGATGTCTGTTAAAGACTTGCGTCAGGCGACGAAAGATTTCTTGAACAACAACGGTGACGGATCTTGTGATTACTGTACAGGTATAAGAGACCCTAGATCATCAGATAATCCGTTTAAGGGAATTATCACTGTTCAGAACGACCGTGGTACATCATATAATCTTTATATTACTGTTCAGAATGAGTTGGTAGGAGCAATCAACGAGCTTAGAGAAGAACTGGCAATGAGAAAGTACGGTAGATCTATGGATGAACTTGATGAGGATTCTCAGAAAGAAATTCAAAAGTTGTACCCTCAAAAGATTTCGGAAGCAGAACCGGTTGATTTATCAAAAAACTAA